In Pseudomonas saudiphocaensis, one DNA window encodes the following:
- the sugE gene encoding quaternary ammonium compound efflux SMR transporter SugE yields MSWIILFLAGLFEIAWAVGLKYTEGFTRLAPSGLTIAAMAISVGLLGLAMKSLPLGTAYAIWTGIGAVGTVIAGIILFGESASLFRLGSVLLIFAGIIGLKLSH; encoded by the coding sequence ATGTCCTGGATCATTCTGTTCTTGGCCGGCCTGTTCGAAATCGCCTGGGCTGTCGGCCTGAAATACACCGAAGGTTTTACCCGTCTCGCGCCCTCCGGCCTGACCATCGCCGCCATGGCGATCAGTGTCGGCCTGCTTGGACTCGCCATGAAATCGCTGCCACTGGGCACCGCCTATGCCATCTGGACGGGTATCGGCGCGGTGGGCACGGTGATCGCCGGCATCATTCTCTTTGGCGAGTCGGCAAGCCTGTTTCGCCTGGGCAGCGTCCTGCTGATATTCGCCGGCATCATTGGCCTGAAACTCAGCCACTGA
- a CDS encoding MFS transporter, whose protein sequence is MKQQSQFSLLGKRRFLPFFVTQLLGAFNDNVFKQALVLAILYELGTSADASLLVNLCALLFILPFFLFSALGGQFGERYEKAWLIRRIKFAEILIMLAGAVGMLLGNLPLLLLVLFCMGTQSALFGPVKYSILPQLLRADELVGGNALVEMGTFLAILGGTIAAGILMSQTPYAVLVSLAVVLLATAGYLASRAIPSSAVALASLQVDWNILRQSLQIMRLGLGQQRAVSRSMIGNSWFWFLGAFYLTQIPVFTRDLLQGDEGVVTLILAVFSVGIALGSLLCERLSRHRVEMGLVPLGSLGLTLFGILLWWHAASVPLAPATRDWLMLLADPEARWVLLDILALGTFGGLYIVPLYALIQSRSASQERSRVVAANNILNALFMVVSAIFAILLLAVAGLTIPQLFLIVALLNVLVAGWIFHSVPEFLQRFGQWLFGRRDAAPEP, encoded by the coding sequence ATGAAGCAGCAGTCCCAGTTCTCCCTGCTCGGCAAACGACGGTTTCTACCCTTCTTCGTGACGCAGTTGCTGGGTGCCTTTAACGACAACGTGTTCAAGCAGGCCCTGGTGCTGGCCATCCTCTATGAGCTGGGGACGAGCGCCGACGCAAGTTTGCTGGTGAACCTGTGTGCGCTGTTGTTCATTCTGCCGTTCTTCCTGTTTTCCGCCCTTGGCGGTCAGTTTGGCGAGCGCTACGAGAAGGCCTGGCTGATCCGCCGGATCAAGTTCGCTGAAATTCTGATCATGCTGGCTGGGGCGGTAGGCATGCTGCTGGGGAATCTGCCGCTGTTATTGCTGGTGCTGTTCTGCATGGGTACGCAGTCGGCGTTGTTTGGCCCGGTGAAGTATTCCATCCTGCCGCAGCTGCTGCGCGCCGATGAGCTGGTGGGCGGTAACGCCTTGGTGGAGATGGGCACCTTTCTGGCTATTCTCGGCGGCACCATTGCGGCCGGAATATTGATGAGCCAAACCCCTTATGCGGTGCTGGTATCGCTGGCTGTGGTGTTGCTCGCAACCGCCGGCTACCTGGCCAGTCGGGCGATTCCTTCGTCCGCCGTGGCTTTGGCTAGCCTGCAGGTGGATTGGAACATCCTGCGCCAGTCGCTACAGATCATGCGCCTGGGGCTTGGTCAGCAGCGTGCCGTTTCGCGGTCGATGATCGGCAATTCCTGGTTCTGGTTTCTCGGCGCGTTCTATCTGACGCAGATACCGGTGTTCACCCGCGACCTGCTGCAGGGCGACGAGGGGGTGGTAACCCTGATCCTGGCGGTGTTCTCGGTGGGGATTGCGCTGGGCTCATTGCTTTGCGAGCGCCTGTCGCGGCATCGGGTGGAAATGGGGCTGGTACCGCTCGGCTCCCTTGGGCTGACGTTGTTCGGCATCCTGCTCTGGTGGCACGCCGCAAGTGTGCCTCTCGCTCCCGCAACCCGAGACTGGCTCATGCTGCTGGCCGACCCTGAGGCCCGCTGGGTATTGCTGGACATTCTTGCGCTCGGCACGTTCGGCGGGCTTTATATCGTGCCGCTCTATGCGCTGATCCAGTCGCGCAGCGCAAGCCAGGAGCGCTCTCGCGTCGTGGCGGCGAACAACATCCTAAATGCGCTGTTTATGGTGGTGTCGGCGATTTTTGCCATTTTGCTGCTGGCGGTGGCCGGGCTGACGATCCCGCAGCTGTTCCTGATCGTAGCCCTGCTCAATGTGCTGGTGGCCGGCTGGATCTTCCATTCGGTGCCGGAGTTTTTGCAGCGCTTCGGACAGTGGCTGTTCGGCAGGCGGGATGCGGCGCCCGAGCCTTGA
- a CDS encoding AzlD domain-containing protein, whose translation MLIWLLIFGMLAITFLIRYSFFAWPNLRFPRLAEQGLHYVPVAVLTAIVVPGMLMPEGQWALRWDNAYLLAGLLAILIAALSRNLLATIAGGLLGFFLLRWAFGQLPL comes from the coding sequence ATGCTGATATGGCTGTTGATATTCGGCATGCTGGCGATCACCTTCCTGATTCGCTACAGCTTCTTCGCCTGGCCGAATCTGCGCTTTCCACGTCTGGCCGAGCAGGGGCTGCACTATGTGCCTGTTGCCGTGCTGACTGCCATTGTGGTGCCGGGAATGCTGATGCCCGAGGGGCAGTGGGCGCTACGCTGGGACAATGCCTATCTCCTGGCCGGCCTGCTGGCGATCCTGATTGCGGCGCTGAGCCGCAACCTGCTGGCGACCATTGCCGGCGGCCTGCTGGGATTCTTCCTGCTGCGCTGGGCATTCGGGCAGTTACCGCTGTGA
- a CDS encoding AzlC family ABC transporter permease: protein MTRSLEFLHGCRDILPLIVGGVPFGIIFGTLAVGAGLSGWQTMAMSLLVFAGSAQFIAITLISGGVGAVVVLLTTFVVNLRHALYSAALQPFVRHLPNRWRVPLAFWLTDEAFAVIQHRYARDDASPHKHWFFLGAALTMYLSWQLATLIGVAFGQAVPDMASWGLDFAMIATFIGIAVPMMRTSPQVASALVAGGVALLTWEWPYKLGLIAAAMAGIVVGVWLERLAERRAKQEVR from the coding sequence ATGACCCGCTCGCTAGAGTTCCTGCACGGTTGCCGCGACATTCTGCCGTTGATCGTCGGCGGCGTGCCCTTCGGCATCATCTTCGGCACCCTTGCCGTTGGTGCCGGGCTGTCCGGTTGGCAGACCATGGCGATGTCGCTGCTGGTGTTTGCCGGTTCGGCGCAGTTCATCGCCATTACCTTGATCAGTGGGGGCGTCGGCGCCGTGGTGGTGCTTCTCACCACCTTCGTCGTCAACCTGCGACATGCACTCTACAGCGCGGCGCTGCAGCCCTTCGTGCGGCATCTGCCCAATCGCTGGCGTGTGCCCCTGGCGTTCTGGCTGACCGACGAGGCCTTCGCGGTGATTCAACATCGTTATGCGCGTGACGATGCCTCGCCACACAAGCACTGGTTCTTCCTTGGCGCGGCGTTGACCATGTACCTGAGCTGGCAGCTGGCTACGCTGATCGGGGTCGCCTTCGGCCAGGCGGTGCCTGACATGGCAAGCTGGGGGCTGGATTTCGCCATGATCGCGACCTTTATCGGTATCGCCGTGCCAATGATGCGCACCTCGCCACAAGTGGCCTCGGCGCTGGTGGCCGGCGGCGTGGCGCTACTGACCTGGGAATGGCCCTACAAGCTGGGGCTGATTGCCGCTGCGATGGCGGGCATCGTCGTGGGCGTCTGGCTTGAGCGCCTGGCTGAACGACGCGCGAAACAGGAGGTGCGCTGA
- a CDS encoding PAS domain-containing hybrid sensor histidine kinase/response regulator yields MSLSGGLIALVAFAYMALLFAIAFYGDRNRDQLSPRLRPWVYSLSLAVWCTSWTFFGAVGQAAEQLWSFLPIYLGPILMMLLAPHVFQKMIMISKQENITSIADFIAARYGKSQLLAIVVTLICLVGVLPYIALQLKGIVLGVNLLMGNSNVTETGSGTQDTALIVSIVLALFTILFGTRNLDVTEHHRGMVLAIAFESLIKLLAFIAVGIFVTFGLYNGFGDLFNQAHVSAELASFWEVTVNWPAMIVQTGVAMMAIVCLPRQFHVTVVENIEPKDFRMARWVFPLYLVLAVVFVIPIALAGQMLLPAGISPDSFVISLPLAESHPALAMLAFIGGASAATGMVIVACVALSTMVSNDMLLPWLLRRKEAEQPFEVFRHWMLSVRRITIVTILLLAYVSYRLLDASASLATIGQIAFAAVTQLAPAMVGALYWKQANRRGVFAGLTAGALIWCYTLILPLLGWPLEMFPGLQWLYTTDLPFGTSALTFGVIMSLVGNATLFFWVSIFSQTRVAEHWQASRFIGQELHPAASSRRLLAVQIEDLLQLAARFVGAERARTSFYRFARRHGQEFSPKHPADGQWIAHTERLLAGVLGSSSTRAVVKAALEGRDMQVEDVVRIVGEASEVLQFNRALLQGAIENITQGISVVDQSLRLVAWNHRYLEMFDYPDGLVYIGRPIADVIRYNAERGLCGPGNPDTHVAKRLYWMRQGRAHTSERMFPNGRVVELVGNPMPGGGFVMSFSDITAYREAERALKEANEGLEQRVSERTQELSELNTALSAAKSAAEAASQSKTRFLAAVSHDLMQPLNAARLFSAALSHQHDALPREAQELVRHLDSSLRSAEDLISDLLDISRLENGRIAPDRNPFPLNTLFETLSTEFTVLAAEQGVDFKVHGSRLRVDSDIRLLRRVLQNFLTNAFRYAKGRVVLGVRRQGNNLRLEVWDRGPGIAKDKLQVIFEEFKRLDSHQTRAEKGLGLGLAIADGFCQVLDHPLSVRSWLGKGSVFSVTVPIAPNVVKLQSSAPKVEPRQIALTGVQVLCIDNEDSILIGMRSLLSRWGCQVWTASNRAECEALLKEDVRPQLVLVDYHLDHGETGSQLMAWLRTRLGQPIPGVVISADGRPELIAAVHASGLDFLTKPVKPAALRALMSRHVPLH; encoded by the coding sequence ATGTCGTTGTCCGGTGGGCTGATCGCACTGGTCGCCTTCGCCTATATGGCCCTTCTGTTTGCCATCGCCTTCTATGGCGACCGCAATCGTGACCAGCTGTCGCCGCGCCTGCGGCCCTGGGTCTATAGCCTGTCGCTGGCCGTCTGGTGCACCAGCTGGACCTTCTTCGGTGCGGTGGGCCAGGCCGCCGAACAGCTTTGGTCGTTCCTGCCGATCTATCTGGGCCCGATCCTGATGATGCTGCTGGCACCGCACGTGTTCCAGAAGATGATCATGATCAGCAAGCAGGAGAACATTACCTCGATTGCCGACTTCATCGCCGCGCGCTACGGCAAGTCGCAGCTGCTGGCCATCGTCGTGACGCTGATCTGCCTGGTGGGCGTGCTGCCCTACATCGCCCTGCAGCTCAAAGGCATCGTGCTCGGCGTCAACCTGTTGATGGGCAACAGCAATGTGACCGAAACCGGTTCGGGCACCCAGGATACGGCGCTGATCGTTTCCATCGTCCTGGCCCTGTTCACCATCCTCTTCGGCACGCGCAATCTGGACGTGACCGAGCACCATCGCGGCATGGTCCTGGCAATCGCCTTCGAGTCACTGATCAAGCTGCTGGCGTTCATCGCCGTCGGAATTTTCGTCACCTTCGGCCTGTACAACGGCTTCGGCGACCTGTTCAACCAGGCCCATGTTTCGGCGGAGCTGGCGAGCTTCTGGGAAGTGACGGTGAACTGGCCGGCGATGATCGTGCAAACCGGCGTGGCGATGATGGCGATCGTCTGCCTGCCCCGGCAGTTTCACGTCACCGTGGTAGAGAATATCGAGCCGAAGGATTTCCGTATGGCGCGCTGGGTATTTCCCTTGTACCTGGTGCTGGCCGTGGTGTTCGTCATACCTATCGCACTGGCCGGGCAGATGCTGTTGCCGGCGGGCATCAGCCCCGACTCTTTCGTGATCAGCCTGCCGCTGGCCGAGAGCCACCCGGCTCTGGCAATGCTGGCCTTCATTGGTGGCGCCTCGGCGGCAACCGGCATGGTCATTGTCGCCTGTGTGGCGCTGTCGACCATGGTGTCCAACGACATGCTGCTGCCATGGCTGCTGCGCCGCAAGGAAGCCGAGCAGCCGTTCGAGGTTTTCCGTCACTGGATGCTCTCGGTGCGGCGTATCACCATCGTCACCATTCTGCTGCTGGCCTACGTCAGTTATCGCCTGCTCGACGCCAGTGCCAGCCTGGCAACCATCGGCCAGATTGCCTTTGCCGCCGTCACCCAACTGGCGCCGGCAATGGTCGGCGCGCTGTATTGGAAACAGGCCAACCGCCGCGGCGTGTTTGCCGGCCTCACCGCTGGCGCACTGATCTGGTGCTATACGCTGATCCTGCCGCTGCTCGGCTGGCCGCTGGAGATGTTTCCCGGCCTACAGTGGCTGTACACCACCGACCTGCCCTTCGGAACCAGCGCCCTTACATTCGGGGTAATCATGTCGCTGGTAGGCAACGCGACCCTGTTTTTCTGGGTTTCGATATTTTCCCAGACCCGCGTTGCGGAACACTGGCAGGCCAGCCGTTTTATCGGCCAGGAGCTTCACCCCGCAGCCAGCTCCCGGCGCCTGCTGGCGGTACAGATCGAAGACCTGTTGCAGCTGGCGGCACGCTTCGTGGGGGCCGAACGCGCACGCACCAGTTTCTACCGTTTCGCCCGCCGCCATGGCCAGGAGTTTTCTCCCAAACACCCGGCAGACGGCCAGTGGATTGCTCATACCGAACGGCTGCTGGCCGGCGTGCTCGGTTCCTCGTCCACCCGCGCGGTGGTCAAGGCCGCGCTGGAAGGCCGCGACATGCAGGTCGAGGATGTGGTGCGGATCGTAGGCGAGGCCTCCGAGGTGCTGCAGTTCAACCGCGCCCTGCTGCAAGGCGCCATCGAGAACATCACCCAGGGTATCAGCGTGGTCGACCAGTCCCTGCGCCTGGTGGCCTGGAACCATCGCTACCTGGAAATGTTCGATTACCCGGACGGCCTGGTCTACATCGGCAGACCGATCGCCGACGTGATCCGCTACAACGCCGAGCGCGGGCTTTGCGGCCCCGGCAACCCGGATACCCACGTGGCGAAGCGGCTGTACTGGATGCGCCAGGGTCGTGCCCACACGTCCGAACGCATGTTCCCCAATGGGCGGGTGGTGGAGCTGGTGGGCAACCCCATGCCGGGCGGCGGCTTCGTCATGAGTTTCAGTGACATCACCGCTTACCGCGAAGCCGAACGCGCCCTCAAGGAAGCCAACGAGGGGCTGGAACAGCGCGTCAGCGAGCGGACCCAGGAGCTCTCCGAGCTGAATACGGCGCTGAGTGCAGCGAAGAGCGCTGCCGAAGCCGCCAGCCAGTCGAAGACTCGCTTCCTTGCGGCGGTCAGCCATGACCTGATGCAGCCGCTGAATGCCGCACGTCTGTTCTCCGCTGCACTGTCACATCAGCACGACGCCCTACCGCGAGAAGCACAGGAACTGGTTCGTCACCTGGATAGCTCGCTGCGTTCGGCAGAGGATCTGATCTCCGACCTGCTGGATATTTCGCGCCTGGAAAATGGCCGCATCGCACCTGATCGCAACCCCTTCCCGTTGAACACTCTGTTCGAGACCCTGAGCACTGAGTTCACCGTATTGGCCGCTGAGCAGGGCGTCGATTTCAAGGTCCATGGCAGCCGCTTGCGCGTTGACAGTGACATTCGTCTGCTGCGTCGGGTGCTGCAAAACTTCCTGACCAACGCCTTCCGCTACGCCAAGGGGCGAGTGGTATTGGGCGTGCGCCGTCAGGGCAACAACCTGCGCCTGGAAGTCTGGGACCGCGGCCCCGGCATCGCCAAGGACAAGTTGCAGGTGATCTTCGAGGAGTTCAAACGTCTGGATAGCCACCAGACCCGCGCCGAAAAAGGCTTGGGGCTGGGCCTGGCGATTGCCGACGGTTTTTGCCAGGTGCTCGATCATCCGCTGTCGGTCCGCTCCTGGCTCGGCAAGGGCAGCGTCTTTAGCGTAACCGTACCGATTGCGCCAAACGTAGTGAAGCTGCAAAGCAGTGCGCCCAAGGTCGAGCCACGGCAAATTGCCCTGACCGGCGTACAGGTACTGTGCATCGACAACGAGGACAGCATCCTGATCGGCATGCGCAGCCTGTTGTCGCGCTGGGGTTGCCAGGTCTGGACTGCCAGCAACCGGGCCGAATGCGAAGCCCTGCTCAAGGAGGATGTGCGTCCACAACTGGTGCTGGTGGACTACCACCTCGACCACGGCGAGACTGGCTCACAGCTGATGGCCTGGCTGCGTACCCGCCTTGGCCAGCCGATACCAGGTGTGGTGATCAGTGCCGATGGGCGACCTGAGCTGATCGCTGCGGTGCACGCCTCTGGCCTGGATTTCCTTACCAAGCCGGTCAAGCCTGCGGCGTTGCGCGCACTGATGAGCCGCCACGTACCGCTTCACTGA
- a CDS encoding MgtC/SapB family protein translates to MTLELLLNLATALGVGLLIGTERSWSGRENSAEELAGMRTFGLSGLFGGLAALSAGHFGAAAWIAMFIVLALLVIAGYVVESRISADHGMTTEVALLLTFLLGSLAVAESRILAASIAVVVALLLSLKARLHAALRKLSEAELSGALKLLFISVVLLPALPDQGYGPWQAFNPYTTWWMVVLIAGIGFAAYVAIRLLGTRHGLMVTALLGGIVSSTAMTLTLARLDSPRLRPALAAGLLATSALMFPRILLEVGLVNRTLLQPLIAPLLGAGLIYAAGALFYYLRAAQLPEATTEPPLKNPFELGPAMRFAALLVAIVFLVEGAQQLFGDTGVYVVSLISGLTDVDAITLSLANSARTELSEEVAIRGIFLAALSNSLVKAALIGLIGGRAMALLTLPFMAAGLLAGSAILLLV, encoded by the coding sequence ATGACTCTCGAGCTGCTGTTAAACCTCGCTACTGCCTTGGGCGTGGGCCTGCTGATCGGCACGGAGCGCAGCTGGAGTGGCCGCGAGAACAGTGCCGAAGAGCTGGCCGGGATGCGCACCTTCGGCCTCAGCGGTCTATTCGGCGGGCTGGCCGCCTTGAGTGCGGGGCACTTCGGTGCGGCGGCCTGGATAGCGATGTTCATCGTCCTGGCGCTGCTGGTGATCGCCGGCTACGTCGTCGAATCCCGCATCAGCGCCGATCACGGCATGACCACCGAAGTGGCACTGCTGCTGACCTTTCTGCTAGGCAGTCTGGCGGTGGCGGAAAGCCGCATCCTGGCGGCATCTATCGCGGTGGTGGTAGCCCTGCTGCTGAGCCTCAAGGCGCGCCTGCATGCTGCCCTGCGCAAACTCAGCGAAGCCGAGTTGAGCGGCGCGCTGAAACTGCTGTTCATTTCCGTGGTGCTATTGCCGGCATTGCCCGACCAGGGCTATGGCCCCTGGCAGGCATTCAATCCCTATACCACCTGGTGGATGGTGGTGCTGATCGCCGGGATCGGCTTCGCCGCCTATGTGGCCATCCGCCTGCTGGGCACCCGCCACGGACTGATGGTTACCGCATTGCTCGGCGGCATCGTCTCGTCTACGGCCATGACCCTGACCCTCGCCCGCCTGGATTCGCCGAGGCTGCGCCCTGCCCTCGCCGCCGGGCTGCTGGCAACCTCGGCACTGATGTTTCCACGGATACTGCTGGAAGTCGGCCTGGTCAATCGCACGCTGCTGCAGCCGCTGATCGCCCCGTTGCTAGGCGCCGGACTGATCTACGCTGCCGGTGCGCTTTTCTACTACCTTCGCGCCGCTCAACTACCTGAAGCCACTACCGAGCCGCCGCTGAAGAACCCCTTCGAGCTCGGTCCTGCCATGCGATTTGCTGCTCTGCTGGTGGCGATCGTATTTCTGGTCGAGGGCGCTCAACAGCTGTTCGGCGATACCGGTGTCTATGTGGTTTCGTTGATTTCCGGGCTGACCGATGTGGACGCCATCACGCTGTCACTTGCCAACAGCGCCCGTACCGAACTCAGCGAGGAGGTTGCGATACGCGGCATTTTCCTCGCGGCTTTGAGCAATAGCCTGGTCAAGGCGGCGCTGATCGGCCTGATTGGTGGTCGCGCCATGGCGCTGCTCACGCTCCCCTTCATGGCAGCCGGGCTGCTGGCTGGCTCGGCGATCCTGCTGCTGGTTTAG
- the rmuC gene encoding DNA recombination protein RmuC, whose protein sequence is MSVDPFYLLAGLASVCIALGVLAGLLQRRLTRSRADLALLEERLKQAALAQEGLSAQLETSRLEQADLMESRAALQSELAALRREAEWLQKQRLESQENLDDLQAERDALRDELRALSAAHASVSAELNEQRKAHEQRLADLQGARDDLRAQFAELAGKIFEERELRFAESSHERLGQLLDPLKERIQSFEKRVEESYQHEARERFSLARELERLQQLNQRLGDEATNLTRALQGQKTQGNWGELILERVLEHAGLEKGREYHTQVSLKSADGERFQPDVLIHLPGDKHVVVDAKVSLNAYQAFNSAEDDGNRAQALKQHVLSLRNHLKGLSLKDYQRLEGLQSLDFVLLFVPIEAAFAAALQADPELFQEAWSKHIVIVSPTTLLATLRVIDSLWRQERQSQNAREIAERAGALYDKFVAFIQDLDEIGSRLQQLDRAYLGARNKLTDGRGNLVGRAEQLKSLGARASKHVPSEWLERAGAEDG, encoded by the coding sequence ATGTCAGTCGATCCTTTCTATCTGCTTGCCGGGCTTGCTTCGGTTTGTATTGCGCTGGGCGTACTTGCGGGCCTGCTGCAACGTCGGCTTACCCGGAGCCGAGCCGATCTCGCCTTGCTTGAGGAGCGCTTGAAACAGGCAGCCTTGGCCCAGGAAGGGCTGAGTGCCCAACTGGAAACCAGCCGCTTGGAGCAGGCCGACCTGATGGAGTCTCGCGCCGCCTTGCAGTCCGAGTTGGCCGCCCTGCGGCGCGAGGCGGAGTGGCTGCAGAAACAGCGTTTGGAAAGCCAAGAAAACCTGGATGACCTGCAGGCCGAACGAGATGCCCTGCGGGATGAACTGCGTGCGCTGAGCGCAGCTCATGCCAGTGTTAGTGCTGAGCTGAACGAGCAGCGCAAAGCTCACGAGCAGCGCCTGGCGGACCTTCAGGGAGCCCGAGACGATCTGCGTGCGCAGTTCGCTGAACTGGCCGGCAAGATTTTTGAGGAGCGTGAGCTGCGCTTCGCTGAAAGCAGCCACGAGCGCCTGGGGCAGCTGCTCGATCCGCTAAAAGAGCGTATCCAGTCATTCGAGAAACGGGTCGAGGAGAGCTACCAGCACGAGGCGCGTGAGCGCTTCTCCCTGGCACGCGAGCTGGAGCGTCTGCAGCAGCTCAACCAGCGTCTGGGTGATGAGGCAACCAATCTCACCCGGGCCTTGCAGGGGCAGAAAACTCAGGGCAACTGGGGCGAACTGATCCTTGAGCGCGTGCTTGAGCATGCGGGGTTGGAAAAAGGCCGCGAATATCACACTCAGGTCAGTCTGAAGAGTGCAGATGGCGAGCGTTTCCAGCCGGACGTCCTGATTCATCTACCAGGCGACAAGCACGTGGTGGTGGATGCCAAGGTCAGCCTGAATGCCTATCAGGCGTTCAACAGCGCGGAGGACGATGGCAACCGCGCGCAGGCACTCAAGCAGCATGTGCTATCGCTGCGTAATCACCTGAAGGGGCTTTCGCTGAAGGATTACCAGCGTCTGGAGGGGCTGCAGAGTCTGGATTTCGTGCTGTTGTTCGTTCCCATCGAGGCCGCCTTTGCAGCGGCTTTGCAGGCCGACCCGGAATTATTCCAGGAGGCCTGGAGCAAACACATCGTGATCGTCAGCCCGACCACGCTGCTGGCGACGCTGCGGGTGATCGACAGCCTTTGGCGTCAGGAGCGGCAGAGCCAGAATGCCCGAGAAATCGCCGAGCGGGCTGGGGCCCTTTACGACAAGTTCGTCGCCTTCATTCAGGATCTGGACGAGATTGGCAGTCGCCTGCAGCAGCTGGACAGGGCCTATCTGGGCGCACGCAACAAGCTAACCGATGGTCGCGGCAATCTGGTCGGGCGTGCCGAGCAGCTCAAGTCCCTGGGCGCCCGTGCCAGCAAACATGTGCCGTCCGAGTGGCTGGAGCGGGCGGGCGCGGAGGATGGCTAG